The window aggttcgctgtaataaatgtatgaaatattgtttttggttctatagtaggctaagaatttttcaatatattccgCGCATAATTTGTTAACAGTTTCAATTCCTTCGGTTGTATTTTAAGACTTAATCATTTCTAGCTTCTTGGTGCCTGTCGATTTCATCAATATCATgcactagcttttacccgcggcttcgctcgcatcgaatccattaaataagtatcagaaatcattataatagaaatatatcatTATGATAACTTCATTTTATTGCTTGGTTAgtattatcgatttttaaaaattattacatacaATGAAGTTTCAAATGTATCTTTTGATTTTACTCAAAAATCGCTTTGACTCATCGGGTAACATTCAACAACAAAGTTTTTTCGACGGTTCTTCCGGTTCACCAAGTAATGGAAGTGAAACTTTACCACTGGAACAGCACATTCCAGGAGTTTCATCTTTCCATTTGAGTGCATTgcaatattgacattttttattcattgagccAATAAAAATTAGAGGATGATTGTGATATTTGAATTGTAAGGTCATATATAGGTCAGAGGTATCTTCATTACGTATGAAACCATTGGCAACTTTTTTGGAAGCCGAACTGGGAACTGGCAAAAATTCTTGATGGATAGCCGATGTATTTTTCCTCAGAGTGCCCAGGAATGGAATTTTCTTTGCTAAAAGAATCTAAGCTAAGTCGACACGTACTTCGGACAGCAGCTTCAATGTTTATTGAATGACCGAGAAAAAAAGTCGGcggaaatttcaattttctaataataacgAAAATCCCTGTCGGCCGTCCAACGGACCGCGTAGCGCGCCGGTCGAAAGGTtaagtataaaaatttgtttatattatctCGTGTTAGTAAAAAgcctcaaaaataaaaataatacctaCCGTAGCCGTGTACTTATTGTAACAACTTATTTTGTCGTAGAGCAATTCTGGCACTGTAATATTCGGAATAGAAATATCCTCTGTTTCACTTCTTAATATGTTTTCGTGTAAATCGGTTGCGATACATCTcgaaaacaaacttttatttttaacattaattaattttctgtttaatattatttttctaaacacTGCCATGTTGCGAAGCTTCTTTCTATACGTTTAAATCACAATTAGTTTATTCGCAAAACACGTACTTAAACTTTGGAATTTATCGGACTACTAGGTATATCAGTTAAGATAAACAGACACGACGATTTATCTCAGGGTTATCAAATATGTATAGcgagtatttaaaaatataaacttaatattaaattacactTCCTACATAGTTGTTTCACTTGATCTATCACTACTGGTACGATTTGTAATTGATGTATTGAGTTATAACATAATCGATGTATACGATATTAGTTTACATTCCGTATTTGTCGTTGAACTATGAACTAGTACCGGTTTTAACGTTTGGAACGacataattatcatttttacgACAATCAAGGTCGGTCCGACTCGAATGTGAAAAGGATTagattgtaaaatataatatcaatttatttatatctctaattttttatttatcagaccttttgatatgtttatgtttataaatcttcttgattttaggtctctcctatttcaaaattagttttttttaataatttttgaaagtctcaatcaaaatatgatattgacactgacaatttgccgtctacatagggcagacatctcagtatttcgaaaatagattaagaggtcatcaatacgataaaaaaaaaataaaactgcaataacgaaccatgaaatatcaaaaaaacatttttataaatatttatatcttatacgagaaagtattcgttaaaaggcaatcgaatcattatgaattggacggcattaaacgctgttatttagacagatgcacttaactGTAGTCCTACTTGAAAATTGGTAacaaatcattattataccacgttaacttgctacaactgaatattaaattataaaacgtaaatagacgagtagaatgtacctgcctgtaaaggcgtttggtttaaacagggtaccagacatGAACTGaaccctttttgtaccccattcgtctattagaacttcggtagtcttttatctgacgcaaataaccTTCTCCCCATCGAACGATCCTTGACgtttcggttattgccatccgtttattcagttttttgtgattaaaaccacatgctgacaaaacttaacgcaatatataattttattctggataatttgctaccttttgTTATATTACTTCTAATTTCGCAACCGATATCCTTCGCGCATTCCTAACCTCTAGGAGCAGCGAAGCTCTGCTAGAATCAACTTAGGCCTCTTTCAAGAGGCGTTCGCGACCTAGTTATGTTGGTTTTCCCTAAAACGTGCTACCAGGTATATCGAATCACGAATACACGTGCCGTGTGCTGCTCATACATTAAATATCATTGTTAATGAAGCTGCCGGCTCTAGTTTAAACCCCTAAAGTGAAACACGGTAGGAAAATCGTATCGATGATATGAAGACTCTAAAACAAGATCTAAAAATCACTATTACTgcttattataaacaattatatgttttcagttttaattGGATATAGTTTTGTTATCAAGAATTGATATCTTGAGTTGAGTGAATATCGCGGAATGCTTAGATAAACTCagataaatatttggaaatacaAAGATCTAACgataatttttaagatatttgaCACTTGCTAGTGATTTAGGTATTGATTTCCCAAAAAAATGATCGTTTATTGATTACGAGGGCAATGATGAATCAGTTTGAATTTCCTTCAAGACTACTTTCTATTTTCTTGATCACGCGATTTATTCAGTAAATGATTTACCTTCTTATCTGAGtgcttttcaatattttgccTTCTGTTCAAGTTTAATGATCATCTTATGAAAGCCTGTAAGGACTTAGAGTATTTACGAAGTGTCgttgttatttattgagttgAAAACAACTTCCATATTGCACAAAATCACACTAGATACTTGGAATAGTCGcggaaaaaagttatttacctagcatattcaaatatttacaaaccAAGCTTATAGATATCTTGTCCGAGACCGTTCTGGTTCTCTAAGAACCATCATTACATTACAAAACGGACCAGCGTAGCTGCTCCAGACCTAAGTGAAAAGTTGCTGGTTCATACAACCAGCCGGCAGTCGACGTGTTAAACAACGACGCATTGAACTATGAGTTTCTACGGCCATCAagttttatgatatattttttatgagaaatattAGCGTAATggattgaatataataatagttaaATATGATTATTATGTTTTTCTAGAGAACACATAATAGAGatgttcggaaactatgatcagTTTAACCCTATCATGATATAAATGGTCATAAAATAATCCCGATCATGTTCATTGTCGTTCGGAAACTAAAACAAATTTGGTGATTCAATTACCAACTTAAATTAAAATCAGTCCTTCTATATAGTTTAAAAACAGGTTTAGTCATTTCTATTCTAGTATATTATTGGTAAATGCGTTGAGCTGATGGATTGTTTCgttgtttgtgttttttttggCCTTAAAGGTTAATAGTttctcatattttcttatttttgattaatttatacgAGCTATATAACATTTGAAACAAGATTATTTCCAGGGAAAACGGATCGTGAAGTTAGAAGGCTCTGATCAAAATCTCGTTCTGTGATAGGATTCGCAATTAgctttcaaatgaaatatctaATCTCAGAAcgtagtttccgaaaagtcatAAAGTTGGTAAGACTAGATATTTTTAGTTAGCCGGCGTCGTATCTGCGTTTAAGAGGttagctttttatattttgaagaaatattattaaatttgaatatttaaatatgtcgGAAAAACAACTATCTGTCGTCGAAGCCGAACTATATGATAGGCAAATAAGATTATGGGGTATAGAATCACAAGAAAAGTaagttaaacaataattttgctcaaatttatattcaaacaaaactttttatagaTTACGAGCAGCAAATGTTCTCTTAATTAATATTAGAGCTTTGGGATCTGAAATAGCAAAGAACATTTTACTTTCTGGTATCAATTCTTTAACAATTTTGGATGATGGTATAGTAACTGATGAAGAGCAAGCGAAAAATTTCCTCCTCAGTAAATCTAGTAAAGGCAAAAAGGTAAGGATTGAAGATTTATTAATCTtggttttttacaaaatatatatttctcatttaGATTGCAGAAGAAGTGTTACTTAAAGCTCAAGCTCTTAATCCACTTGTAGAAATAAAATCTGATACAGATTCGCCCAGTAGCAAGGATTCCAACTTCTTCAAAAACTTCACTATCATAGTAGCTACGTGTATTAAAACAGACctcttattgaaaattgataaaatctgtAGGGCTAATAATGTCAAGTTGATTTATGGGGATGTTTTTGGATCATTTGGATATTCTGTAGCTGATTTTCAAGATCATGATTATCACGAGTAAGTATTAAACATAGATTTTATTGTGATTTCAATAATTAGCCGTTTTTGACacatttaataatgtttttgtatCAAAGTGTCACTTATTAGCTCTTAATTGTTCTCAATGACAATTTTGCAACTTaacaactaattttttcaattttttctgatatttttagaacaaaataaagtaaattactAATTGAAACTTGATTCAGCTCAAACTAactttttaagaatttttggtGGTTGGAAAGTAATATTGTGGCTGTTTGGGGGATTTAGGACTAGAATTAATATTTGTCTTGAATTTTACGTGGAAAAACTATGAGGAAAATTGTAACAAGACTAGGACCAAATATTGCTAGTGTGCTTGTAGAAATCAGGTGTAAATGAAGTAAAAAGGTCTCATGATGGTGTAGAaaagacaaaagaaaaaaaatttgttacatcAAATGAAGTAATTTAACAGATTCAATAATGGTTTTGATTGAAAGTGTTACTTATTAgtcaatatttgattttaatgataatttcacaacttttcgactgattttcgattttttttggttacaTTTTGAGTTTATCAATTATACTGAAGTATAGTAGCATCTTGAACCTAGTTCAGCTCGAACATAACTTTTTAAGAACTTTTGGTGGTTGGAAAGTATCTagaaagtatatttttctttatgttaCATGGAAAACTATAAGAAAAAAGACTTTATTCATTGTGAAAATTCACTAGGATCAAATATTGCCACTATGCTTGTAGAGATTAAGAGTAAATGAACCAAAGGTCTCATAATAGTGTAGGAAGatgacaaaaacaaaatttgttgaataaaatgaaGTAATTTAGCAGTTGGAATGTAGTTCAGCTCTAACATAactttttaagaatttttggtGGTTGGGAAATAATATAGTAACTCAGAAGATGAACTACTTAAATTAATATTGTGTATGTGATTAGGGTGTCGCATTGGGCTCCAAAGGATTTATTGTATCCATTTTTTTTGCTGTGTCACTATTCATTGTTGACAGTTTCACCCTCAGGTATAATGTGTTCTCTATCAAACTGTCCCGACAAGACGCCTGTTGGTATTCGTAGATTATTCTTGTGTATGTTGAAACATTTAATAGACCTACCATGGTTTTAGTTTCTTAAGAGTATCTTCACCTGTTTTAACCTTGGTAGATTTTTCCAGTTCATTTCTAAGATGGTGTTTTGATTCCATTTGCTTCCACAGCTAAACTTTTTGGGTATTTCATATCCTAGATTTACTTCTTTTTTGAGAGAAGTTCAGGATTATATCTTCTTTGAACATTCTGAGTGAGGTTTTGTCCGCCatgttttccaataatatatgaTGAGGTGGAAGATTTATAACCACTTTTAGTGCGGCTGTTGTAAAAGGTCTCATTGTAACAGTTCAACATTTGTACCTTTTAAATAGTGAGGGTCTTGATTTGATTCATTATAAGACAATTCTCTGTTTACAGAGATCAGGTGCAAATGAAAAAAAGGTCCCATGATGGTGTAGGAAAGACAGAAAAAACAACGGTAAAAGTACAAGGTGTTATCAATTATTCTGAACTGAATAAAGTCCTCATATTACCAAATACCAAACAAAACGTCGATACAATAAAGAAATTGAGAAGGAGGAACGAATTGTTTTTCTTGATGCTGggtgagtgaaaaaaaaaattgagagaattttcatatttaccacaattttttttcagttttaatggAGTTCCGCAATAAGAACAACCGTAACCCTACAGAAGTATCCTACGAACGAGATTTGAAGACGCTCAATTCGATTAAAAAAGAAGTGTACGAACTCTATCAATTCGAcgaatcaaaatcaaaacttCCTGCTGATATATTTGAGCAAGTTTTTGATGAATTCGTACCGGTATGCGCCATCATTGGTGGAGTTATAGCTCAAGAGGTGATTAAAGCTGTATCTCATAAAGAAGTTcccataaataatatttttttgtttgatccCGTTACATACGACGGTAAAGAAGAAACTATCGGTGCTTAAGTACTAAATGTAATcgttttaacttattttaattctGTATCAGTTATGAGTATggtatatataaaacaaattttatttctttaaaagtttttggtaatataacatttttgcgtttaattatttaatgttGAAATTAAGATACATGACTTTCtaagtaaaatttcaatttttttttgtattttttttgaaaatacctcTACCGTTTCACTTTTTAGCTTTTAACCCTTTGTCTTAACCCACTTTTTATaaactatacaaaaatatttgtaataacaCTTAATTGTAGAAAGTTTTTGattaagaaaatagttttattgcTTACaactagttttattttgattgttttgtttGATGGACCATCAAGTACCAACTGTCAGGCTACGAACCATTGAAATGGACAAAATACAACAACCAGTAAGATCGTATACcttttcattattatcaattttgattttagtcAACATCTAAAACCCCATATAAATGACATGATATGGATAAAAAATCGTATACAGATGCTAAACTTTCTACATTTGAGGATATACCAGACGGCTCACAAATGAATACATATATAGAAATTGATGGGGAAGATATTGTTAATCAGAAATTACAGGAAAACGATTCTAGCAAAGAGATTGGAGTTTTTCAGGACtatgcaattgaagaagaataaaTTGATGACCATAATAGGGATTTTCTAAAACTATGGTCAggttaatattcataaaataatccCAATCCTGCTCATTGTCGTTCGGAAATTAAGTAACCAATCTGATTATGGGGAAGACAGACTTGATATTGTTAATCAGAAATTACAGGAAAATGATTTTAGTAAAGAGATTGGGTTTTTTCAGGACTATGCAGCTTAggaagaagaaattgatgatCTAGTTGTTGTAGAAGAAGTCGATAACCCtcaagataatattgaaaaggAATTAGGGAGTAGATCAATTGCAAGCTAAAATgaagaaactaaagaaattcATAAAAGGTGGTGAAATTATGGATAGAAAAGGGAAAAAAGAGAGGTGGTGACTTCCATTCCAAATTACCAGTATCCAGAAGTTTGCATATAAGATACAAAAACAACCAAATAACTGTCATAAaccgaattttaaaaaatatagttgagCAGTCAAAACTGTATATGGTACAAAGGAACAAAATCCTAAATATTAATACAGACGAATTGTTGGTCTTTATGGGTTATTGGAGGCGTTATTGGTCCAGATCTACAGGTTTATGTCTACCTCTGGTGTTTGGAGACACTTTGAACAGATCATCTCTACAATGGTACAAGAATGCTGAGTATTGATgagtttgataattttttaaaggtcGTAGCTCATTGAAACAGGACAAGCCCATGGAACTAATAAAACGGGGAAATGAAATTTGGCGTTTGTCGGATCAAAACGGTTATACATATAAAGaactttcaaatatatgaaggaAAAAACGAAATAGTCCAAGCTCTGCGGCCTATTTAGCGCCCGCTTGGCATTTTCTTACTTCCCTCAATGTCGGAAATCCGCCAACACAGTTCTCATTCCCAAACCCTACTAAAAATGAATCTTACCGCCCTATTTCACTCACCAGCGTCTTGGGTAAAGTCTTTGAACGTTTGATCAAGGACAGAATCTGGAATTTTTGTACCGAGCATAATTCCAAAACTCCAAATCGGATTCAGGTCCGAACACTCCATGCACAACTCCATCTTcaatcttcaaactatcataACCAAAGCAATGAATCGACATCAGTGCTCCTCTACTATCCTCTTAGGATATCCAGAAGGCTTTTGATTAGGTCTAGCACGATGGGCACAACTTCTATACATCATCTATATGCAGTAGTAGTAGTATACTCAAGTCACTTGTGAGCCGTTAGTAAAGGTCCATGCGACGCCCTTGAGTTGAGTCGATGAAAGTTGTATGTATGCGCTTATATATGCTCCTCCAATGATCATTATCATATATTAGCGCATGTGTAAGTTTAAATACAATGCTTACAACGTTGACGGATTTACTTAAATTTCCCTAATATAGAATCCTATGTCTTAACTTCCCGTATTTCTGGCGTTTTTGTGACGTAAATCACacttggcaacgttgtataattaaaaacttttcgGTAGCTTAATAGACATTCAGTTTTACATTAGAAGTTGTGGTTGTATATTTatgtgaatataaataatataaaaattttgtatttatttgattttaataattattgtgtGTTTTAttgtatgattattttaaattacgATTTGTGTACGTCTAAATCAAGTTTTTAtcactaatttttgttattctaacaaaaaaaatatgcaaaaaaattgtgtagCGGAATATTACTATGGTAAGTACAGTTtctgtttacattttttttatatacaatatgttgaatttttttttaatttttaaatgtaaaaatcaataacagaaaaaaataatagtttcaacaacaaaataacattttaatgaaaattgtttactttaTTTGGTtcgatctttttttttgtttgtatttatattttttgtaccgGGTGGATAATtgacacatcactcaataaaccgtatgactaactaagaaaaacactttttctgccaaaaattcattatattcacCAATCTAATCTTTTCCAAGACCAATACAATCATTCAaaaacttctcgatgccgtacTTGTAGAAGAATTTATCTTTTGCCTCAGTTTCAACAAtagcttcttcatttgagctgaatttcttaccggctaccattatttttgaaattaacgaatagccagtagtcactggaggccagatctggactatacggtggattaaaaagcaattcgttcaatttaatcatcgtcgctatcgacttgtgaatcggtgcgtTGTCTTGGCGGAACAGTGATTTTTTCTTCGatgccgtttttctttgattttaacattcaaacgatccaacaactctatatGGTTTTCACCACTAATTATCTCTCCCtattggagatagtcgatgaacaatattccatgcatATCTCAAAATACTGAAGTCATAACATTCCCATATAATTGTTGTACCTTTGGTTGCTTcagacgtggttcaccggctgtaGTTCACTCAGataatgatcgttttgattctgAATTGAAGTTATGGATCCATTGTAACATCTcgatacaaaaaaatctgatttattacgtgtaaacgtGGTCAAAAACTGCTCTGAATCTTCAAcacgttgtttttgatcgactgtgagtgaACGCGGCACCTACTTTAAAAACGGTGttctcatggtcaaattttcatgcataattgtgaaTACACTGCTTTCTGGTATCTTTACGGCCTTAGTTATCTCACTCAAGAAGAAATGacaaattaacacaaaattgttttgaaaataacaaaggtaacctcacttaaatggctgtcattTTTTTTGACTTATCAAAATGTCacgaaattttttacataatcttttgaaaattggtacttcataaacgtcatatagatttaaaaatggcAACGCCATCTGTGGGTCAGTCACATGACTTATTGAGCGATGGAATGAGATCGGGATCAGGAAAGgattataacaaaagtagcgCCGAGAgacacgtggaaattatttaagaatttaCTAATTGAGTAGAACTTTATATTGAAGAATCGAATTCTGGAATAAATTATgtgcattttttatttcaaaagttttagtttatctcttcaaataagagatAGGGGGGAGTGGGAAACTTGTTATGATAATATgcctgtaagtccggttctgctaaaccgattttcataaatttcatgtTGTTTGAAAGACATTTTGTCTAGCAAtacaaaatgtataaattctCAGCAATTTAATCATCTAGAGTTTCATATATGGtaaatattgtgatttttcttGACAAACTTAACTAGAAgtacaaaagtttttttaaaagtgaACTAAATTAACCTTAAAATAACGAAAACCGCATATCGATATCTTTTTTGTGTCCTGAGATATCTCAAGAAATATGTAAAcgtcgataaattttttttcgatcgTCTATTAGGCagttttaatttctatttttgtgtttgtttgTCAAAATATCGAAAGATTCTAGATataaattaatcgattttttgtgGAACATTATTATATCTTTTGGTTTTGAGGGGGGTCCGGTCACGCTTGTCCCATCCGTCGGCCATTAGGGCAATTATCATTAGCATTAGCACTTTTCTGAATAGCAGCtggtttttcgaaataaaattttttgagtttataaCTTTACAAAGCAAATAAATCTGCACACATAAGGCTGCAACAAAAGCATGTGTTTACCCCACAgcggccatttttaaatgacAGATTCCCCAATATGAAAACTGTCAACGTGGAAACTGaagtttaattaattcaaatgtcACTTTTTTGTCAATCGATTAATatagaatttaattaaatttttgcaGATGATTATAATCCGTTTTTTATTGACGATGTAACATTTGACATACTTAGAGATTCGTTGTATGGTTTACCGCTGATTACAACgaattgtattttattaatgaaCACGTTCGATCTTAATACTGTCAATCCTACACATCCAACAGACGATCCTGAAGCACCGACTGAcgttattttcttttgtataagGTAATTATGTGTCAGAATTGATAACACAGACATAATTTGATTAGTACGAACTATTAATGAAAATCACGTAACACTAGATGGCGCTGAATTTGACAATTTGTAAGgatgtttgatattgtttagtttttttttgtgattttggtaagattttctttatttttgtgattGTCGTTATTTCCTAAACGTGTTTGtgtgtttaaaaaacaaaaagtcgTGTTTAAGAATCGGtttaataatgaagaaaattgaagtaCAATAAAAGAAGGTGGGAACGGTTTTTAAAGCGGGACATATACCTTGTCTTATGTAGACTAGAAGGAGcaaattcaaaaactattgaaagtTTGTGTTTACAGACTTCAGGTCTAACTCCTAGCCTCAGagataacaattaattttaatgatgTAGTTAATTGGGAATGAAACCACCAAAAAGGATCCCAAGAGTTTTATTGGCCATAATTTTTACCACGTTTTCATTGTTTTCGAAGTGCACcttatattattcaaataacattttcttttgtttataaaacaacaaaacttGTTGCTCACCTCTATTGAAGTGTTGAGGAAAATTAACAGATGTCGCTACTTCGTAATTTTCGCGAATAAACAGATTACATAGAGGAATAAACCGAAAAAGAAGAATACAATTTTTCGATACCTCATTTCGTTAtatcgagatatcgatacttgaagtttaATAAAGAATGAATTAATTATGTAAttaatacaacaaaattttttattattttgacaatttgGAACGATATAGTAGCGCCATCTCTCGAGATtcagtataaatttatttcaaatatacgaaatatttttgtagaaaaaaaaaatgtagagaGAATGTATATGTAAAGTGTCCATCCAAATGTGTTAAATAAAGGTGGCGCCACATTAGAATCAGGGTAAATTTCAAAGGAAGcgccaaatataatttttttgtacagtGCTAGTTGTTAAAATTTACCtgaattttgctataaaaaattttattagcaaGTT of the Diorhabda carinulata isolate Delta chromosome 7, icDioCari1.1, whole genome shotgun sequence genome contains:
- the LOC130896843 gene encoding SUMO-activating enzyme subunit 1 produces the protein MSEKQLSVVEAELYDRQIRLWGIESQEKLRAANVLLINIRALGSEIAKNILLSGINSLTILDDGIVTDEEQAKNFLLSKSSKGKKIAEEVLLKAQALNPLVEIKSDTDSPSSKDSNFFKNFTIIVATCIKTDLLLKIDKICRANNVKLIYGDVFGSFGYSVADFQDHDYHEDQVQMKKRSHDGVGKTEKTTVKVQGVINYSELNKVLILPNTKQNVDTIKKLRRRNELFFLMLVLMEFRNKNNRNPTEVSYERDLKTLNSIKKEVYELYQFDESKSKLPADIFEQVFDEFVPVCAIIGGVIAQEVIKAVSHKEVPINNIFLFDPVTYDGKEETIGA